CAGACGATGCCAAATCGCTAGATCGTGTTCCCATCCGCTATTTTCTGCGAGTTGCTCAAAGAACACACGATGTTGTGGATCCGAATTGAGCCAAGTCTGCAGCTCATGTTGCTCCAAATCCGTAAGCTCGCCCTGAAAGTGATGAAAAATAAGGTATGCAATATCTCTAGGCACAGTCATAATCGTGGTTTTTATAGATAAACCGGAAACTGAACAAAACCTTAGTGAAAATTTTACTTATTTTAAAGATGCTGAAAAAGATAGGGGGCTAGGAACAATGCCAATAACATATCATTCCGTCCAAATCGTTGTCTGAGATGGCTCAATACCTTAGATTTGGCGTAAAACACATTATTAGCGGTGGTGTTTAGTAATGTACAGATTTCCTCCGTACTGTAACCTTCCAAATAACTCAATCTAAAGATTTGTGCTTGTTGTGTTGGCAGTTTATCCAACTCGGCATATAATAATTGAATAAACTCGGCATAAATCATATCGAATTGTATATTTCGATCGTCCTGTTGGTCTATCCCCTCAAGCCCATGGTAGACAAAGGGCGATGATTTTTCCTTTTCAAGATGGTTCAGACAGGCATTCTTCGTGGTTTTAAACAGGAAATATTGAATATGGCCAAGATCAGTCATCCGCGCACGATGCTGCCAAAGTTTGAAGAAACTATCAGCAACAATTTCTTCACATACGGTTTCATCTCGAATAAATTTGTAAGCGAAAAACAATAAGGATGACCTATTTTGCTGAATGCAAAATTCTAGCATCCGCTGGTTTCCAGCCTTAAAGTCTTCAAAATAATTGTAATCCATTTGAGCTAATCAATAAAGCAATTTATCATAGTAAGACGATTGAAATAAGGTATTTTCCTGTTAAAAATGCTATTTTTTTATCTTTTTTAAGATATCCATGTATTTTTTCTTTATCCCATTATCTTCCTCCAACTCACAAAGGAGTTCCACTTCGGAGATTAAAAAATCATTTTGATCGGTTTTTAACTCGATTATTTCGGTTAGAGCATAGGCCGTAGCCCAACGGACAACCGTTCCACTATTACGTGTATTTTTCAATAAACTAGCGACAGTATTATCCAATTGATCTGGGAAAAGCCGAACGATATTACCGATAATTTTGGCACTTTCCCATTTTATTCTCGGTTCACTGCCCCCTAACACTTTTGTCAAGTATTCCAATAGTGTGCTGTTACCGATTGCCGGGTTCTTTTTCGTCGCATATTCAATAGCTTCTAGGCAAGTCGCCCTTTCAACAGCTTTTTGTTGATCTGCATATTCTAATAACAATTGGAGAGAAAGGTCGCCATTGAGTAATCTAGCTCCAAGAATAGCGACCTTACCCTTTAATTTTATCGATTTGTCTTGAAAAATTTCTTCTATTTCCATCTGTAGATAAATTGCTTATTATTTTAAGAGAGCTAAACAAAATTATGCTGAAAATAAAGTTAAAAATAAAAGTCGTTTGCTTTTCACAAACGACTTTCTTCAGGTCTTAATTTTAAATAGATCCTGATTATTCTACCACTTCATTAATCTGAACTTCGGGATTGACATTGGTGTATTTTGGAAAATCCTCTGCAAACTTACTCCCATTCTCTTTCATAGGCCCCTCATAACCTGCTACCGATTCAAAATACAAATGACAGATGGCTAAATATGTTGGTTCACCCTGTGATCCTTTTCCAGAAAGCCCTTTGTCAATCGCGATACCTTTTAAATTTTTTCCAAAAACTTGTTTCACCAAGGCCATATGTTTATCGAGATAATAATTCCAGTCAAATGTTTTTCCTGGCCCATTAGGATAAAAAACAGTCAATTTGATCATCCCTTTTTTCTGAAAAGGTGGATCTGCCTTCACCCCATTTTGGAATCCGAACAGCATAGTGATCATGACAAGAATTAAAATGATTTTTGTTTTCATGTTTGTTTGAAATTAAGTTTATCTTAGTTGTTTTATATTATTTACTATAAATATACTGATCAAGCAGTTAGGTATGGTTATATTTTTTCATTTTACCTATTCTCCCTAATTCCATTTCTAGAATTTGCATAAATCTGAAGCTTTGATAATGATTCCATATTTTTAGTATCTTACTCTCTTATTGACGGTTGAAGACTCAAAATGTCTTTCTAATATAGAATCTGGTATTCAGTCAAATACAGTGATCTAAAGGGGAATAAACCTAAGCTTGAAGAAATTAAATGTATACCAAATAAATTATGAACAAAACACTATTTTTCCTTGCGCTATATCTTAGTCTAGTGACGCTAGGTCACGCACAGGTACAACAAGCTGGGAACAAACCGAATCAAACCCAGAAAGAAATGATCAAACGTGGCTATGGCATGTTTATGCATTTTGGCGTCAACACGTTTACTGATATGGAGTGGTCCGATGGAAGCATTCCGGTAGAAAAATATAACCCAACCCAACTCGATCCGGATCAATGGGTACGTACCGCGAGGGATGCGGGATTCCGCTATGTCCTATTGATTACAAAACATCATGACGGTTTCTGTTTATGGGATAGTAAATACACTGATTATGATGTTGCTGCCTCTCCTGTGAAAACAGATGTGGTCAAGGCGGTATCCGATGCCTGTAAAAAATATGGTCTGGATTTCGCTATCTATTATTCCCTTTGGGATCGCAAAGAACCATCTTACAAACATAAGGATCCCCAAAAATATATTGACTATATGAAAAACCAGTTGACAGAACTCTTTACCAAATATGGTAAAATCAGTGAACTATGGTTGGATGGGGGCTGGGATCGTCATCCTGATAATTGGGGGCTGGACCAACTTTATAAACTGGTCAAATCCTATAATCCACACTGCGCCATCAGCATTAACCATACAATCGTTTATAAAGAAGGTGAGCGAAATGCCGCGTTACCATCAACTATGACCGAGGATAATAAATATTATTTTCAATATTTTCCCTCTGATTTCCGTCTCTGGGATCCTAAGTTGATCACCCGTTATGATAAAAAACAATATCTATATAAAGGTCAATCCTATTACCTTCCCTATGAGCACACCATCTGCCTAAGCAGCCGTTGGAACTGGTTTCAGAAATCGACAGAGTTACCAATCAGATCTCTTGACGAACTGGAAGAACTGTTCTACTGGAGTACCGATAATAACAACTGTCTAGTTGTCAATGTGCCTCCTGATCAGACTGGTCGAATCCGTGAATATGAGGCTAATGCTGTTATTGAATTGGGAAAACGATTGGGACTAAAAAAAGGAAAACCTTTGCCTAAAAATGGTCAGTTTGTTTCGGCAAAAGTACCCGTTAACGCAAGCTCAACCAAACAGGATGCAAAAGTGAACTACACCGCTTCAAATATTACTGATGGAAGTCTAGATAGTCGTTGGGTGGCTGCAGATACATTAGCAACAGTTGACATTCAATTGGATCCTAAGCAAAAATTTAACAAAATCAGCATATTTGAATACCAGGATACCAAAAATCTAGGTGATGGGTTTTCCAATGTCAGAATCAATAGAATTCAGGAATATAAAATACAGGTCTTTAATAAGGGCAACTGGGAGACCATTTATTTGGGAGCGGAGTCCATGGGAGACTGTAAGGTGATCAGGTTACCGAGAGCCTATCAAACAGAAAAGCTACGATTGAATATTATAAAAGCAAGTGGCATACCTTCCATTTATGAGATTAATGTTATTGACAAATAATGGAATAATCAACTAACTTATTGTGATCTTATCCGAATAAGGGAAATCATACTATTTTGTTTGACCTTTTCGCCTCGCCGCCGCTTTCAGCAATATCTCTTTACTTATCGCAGGAACTTCACCATTTCCGTCTGGACCTATATTTAACAATAAATTTCCGCCTTGCGCGTTAATCTCCACCAACTTTTTATTTACTTCCTCAGGACTCTTCCATACACTGTCTGATCGTTTGAATCCCCATGAGTGATTCAATGTATAACAAGCTTCCCAATCATAATCTACTTTCGCACTGAGGTGCTCTTGCTCTGGTGTACCAAAATCACGTTTGAATTGCTCACGTTTGGCCACCCGATTATTTACAATAAGGGATGGCTTTAATTCACGTAAATATTGGTAGAGTTCCTGCCCTACGGCCATATCCCACCAATTAACCCAATCACCATCAAACCAGAGCATATCGGTATCGTACTTGACAATTAGTTCTTTCAACTGATTTTTCATATACTGCATATAAGCAGCCTTCTGATCTGGTTTCATCGCTACTTGTCCCCATTTGTCCCAACCGCTTTTTCCTTCGCTATTACGATATTGTGAATCGTGGTGCCAGTCTATAATACTATAATAAGTACCAAATCGGATTCCCTTTTTCTTACAGGCAGTAGCCAATTCTTGTATGAGATCCCGCCCCTTCATTGGTGTTGAAGCAATATCATAATCTGTATATTTTGAATCCCATAGGCAAAATCCCTCATGATGTTTGGTCGTAAAGACCAGATATTTCATACCAGCATCTTTGGCTAACTGGACGATTTGATCCGCATCAAAATGCGACGGGTTCCAGCTATAGATCAATTTAGCATATTCTTCCTTTGGAATATCAGCCCCTGCCTGAATCCATTCGGCATAACCTTCAATTGACTTTCCCTTATAGTCTCCACCAAGTTGGCTATAAAGTCCAAAATGGATGAACATGCCATACTTGGCTTCTCTAAACCATTGCATGTGTTTGTCAAAATCTGCTTTGGATTCATTTAAATAATTGATTTGAGCTTGTACCTTACTATTAAACAGCAACGCAATAAGAGCGAGTGCAACACCTTTTATTCTTTTCATTATTTCATAATTTATGATTGTTACACGAATTGACAAAGCAAATACAGGGGTACCGGATGAACTTTTTGACCAAAGAAAATACGTTATCAATTCATGAATAATAATCAGCATGAAGCATTCCATACTTTATCTAAATATCGCAAATCTGTTTGGAAAGATTTATATTTACGCAAGAAGTTTTAAAATATTAACACAACAAGAAACCAATAATTATGAGCTTAAAAACCTTAATTACCAAAAGCGTACAGTACAACAACTGGGTAGTCAACAAGTATGTGGATTGGTTAAGTACCAAGCCGGATGAACAACTCAATCAAGA
The window above is part of the Sphingobacterium sp. ML3W genome. Proteins encoded here:
- a CDS encoding sigma-70 family RNA polymerase sigma factor, with the translated sequence MDYNYFEDFKAGNQRMLEFCIQQNRSSLLFFAYKFIRDETVCEEIVADSFFKLWQHRARMTDLGHIQYFLFKTTKNACLNHLEKEKSSPFVYHGLEGIDQQDDRNIQFDMIYAEFIQLLYAELDKLPTQQAQIFRLSYLEGYSTEEICTLLNTTANNVFYAKSKVLSHLRQRFGRNDMLLALFLAPYLFQHL
- a CDS encoding EthD family reductase, whose product is MKTKIILILVMITMLFGFQNGVKADPPFQKKGMIKLTVFYPNGPGKTFDWNYYLDKHMALVKQVFGKNLKGIAIDKGLSGKGSQGEPTYLAICHLYFESVAGYEGPMKENGSKFAEDFPKYTNVNPEVQINEVVE
- a CDS encoding alpha-L-fucosidase, which codes for MNKTLFFLALYLSLVTLGHAQVQQAGNKPNQTQKEMIKRGYGMFMHFGVNTFTDMEWSDGSIPVEKYNPTQLDPDQWVRTARDAGFRYVLLITKHHDGFCLWDSKYTDYDVAASPVKTDVVKAVSDACKKYGLDFAIYYSLWDRKEPSYKHKDPQKYIDYMKNQLTELFTKYGKISELWLDGGWDRHPDNWGLDQLYKLVKSYNPHCAISINHTIVYKEGERNAALPSTMTEDNKYYFQYFPSDFRLWDPKLITRYDKKQYLYKGQSYYLPYEHTICLSSRWNWFQKSTELPIRSLDELEELFYWSTDNNNCLVVNVPPDQTGRIREYEANAVIELGKRLGLKKGKPLPKNGQFVSAKVPVNASSTKQDAKVNYTASNITDGSLDSRWVAADTLATVDIQLDPKQKFNKISIFEYQDTKNLGDGFSNVRINRIQEYKIQVFNKGNWETIYLGAESMGDCKVIRLPRAYQTEKLRLNIIKASGIPSIYEINVIDK
- a CDS encoding alpha-L-fucosidase, translated to MKRIKGVALALIALLFNSKVQAQINYLNESKADFDKHMQWFREAKYGMFIHFGLYSQLGGDYKGKSIEGYAEWIQAGADIPKEEYAKLIYSWNPSHFDADQIVQLAKDAGMKYLVFTTKHHEGFCLWDSKYTDYDIASTPMKGRDLIQELATACKKKGIRFGTYYSIIDWHHDSQYRNSEGKSGWDKWGQVAMKPDQKAAYMQYMKNQLKELIVKYDTDMLWFDGDWVNWWDMAVGQELYQYLRELKPSLIVNNRVAKREQFKRDFGTPEQEHLSAKVDYDWEACYTLNHSWGFKRSDSVWKSPEEVNKKLVEINAQGGNLLLNIGPDGNGEVPAISKEILLKAAARRKGQTK